In Streptomyces sp. NBC_01408, one DNA window encodes the following:
- a CDS encoding STAS domain-containing protein produces the protein MPLSVSLSIEGDTTVIELTGELDAKTAPEFHQTIEKAAGHGTNTVEIRMAGVGYMASAGLRSLVFAQQKVANHVTIKVVGAIEPVSRTIRTAGLDRSIVLSDE, from the coding sequence ATGCCGCTTTCCGTGTCCCTGAGCATCGAGGGCGATACCACCGTGATCGAACTGACGGGCGAGCTGGACGCCAAGACCGCCCCGGAGTTCCACCAGACCATCGAGAAGGCCGCCGGGCACGGCACCAACACCGTCGAGATCAGGATGGCCGGCGTCGGCTACATGGCCAGCGCCGGACTGCGCTCCCTGGTCTTCGCCCAGCAGAAGGTGGCGAACCACGTCACCATCAAGGTCGTCGGTGCGATCGAGCCCGTCTCCCGGACCATCCGGACCGCGGGGCTCGACCGCAGCATCGTCCTCTCCGATGAGTGA
- a CDS encoding anti-sigma regulatory factor, with translation MTTVSDMVELARTSAVLEVPATIGALGDIASFVLRLAGRAGLDKGAAYRIRLAVDELATNIVMHGYRGGDGRITVRGRSGPGGVQIVIEDSAPPFDPVAGCLPPVPGVAPEDRRIGGLGIHLALTSVDEFSYAHRDGSNISTLTVKVQDSSSHA, from the coding sequence GTGACCACCGTGAGTGACATGGTCGAACTGGCGAGGACGTCCGCCGTACTGGAGGTGCCCGCGACCATCGGGGCACTGGGCGACATCGCCTCGTTCGTCCTGCGGCTGGCCGGCCGGGCGGGCCTGGACAAGGGCGCCGCGTACCGGATCCGGCTGGCCGTGGACGAACTCGCCACGAACATCGTGATGCACGGGTACCGGGGCGGCGACGGGCGGATCACCGTCCGCGGCCGCTCCGGTCCCGGCGGGGTGCAGATCGTCATCGAGGACTCGGCGCCCCCCTTCGACCCCGTCGCAGGCTGCCTGCCCCCCGTCCCCGGGGTCGCCCCGGAGGACCGGCGGATCGGTGGCCTCGGCATCCACCTGGCGCTGACCAGCGTGGACGAGTTCAGCTACGCACACAGGGACGGCAGCAACATCAGCACGCTGACTGTGAAGGTCCAGGATTCGAGTAGCCATGCGTAG
- a CDS encoding PP2C family protein-serine/threonine phosphatase gives MASTTVIILDEYPPPPPELLTALREMDAGLVPRTLSELLSGPLEDLAGADVLLAPAEADGEAIRTAVRRLRRWAGAPIVVVWAVTAFAALEEHVRIGHDYLVPPFLPALVGARLHSCSERAGLGRTLREADARAELMGYEKELEIGREIQAGFLPESLPVPAGWEIDVRFRPARQVAGDFYDVFEISRGRRLAFIVADVCDKGVGAALFMALIRSLLRHTAENSGLQHLVAAGRTGGSRRIPVVGATPLLNAVTATNGYLTRNHLRQGYFATLFFGVLDPVTGSLVYINGGHNPPLLLPGDGSPPLALDITGPAVGVLPDCVYTLGYAQLDPGDTLFVFTDGVPEARCPRGSFFGDERMLELLTAPLVSGKDVVDRMDVAVLEHTGTAEQHDDVTMLALHRPRAARGPHADGAGHKVVA, from the coding sequence ATGGCCTCCACGACCGTGATCATCCTCGACGAGTACCCGCCTCCGCCACCCGAACTGCTCACCGCACTACGGGAGATGGATGCGGGACTCGTCCCCCGTACCTTGTCCGAACTGCTGTCGGGCCCACTGGAGGACCTGGCCGGCGCGGACGTACTGCTCGCTCCCGCAGAGGCGGACGGGGAGGCGATACGCACGGCCGTACGCCGGCTGCGCCGCTGGGCCGGGGCCCCCATCGTCGTCGTCTGGGCCGTGACCGCGTTCGCCGCACTGGAGGAACACGTCCGGATCGGGCACGACTACCTGGTGCCGCCCTTCCTGCCCGCCCTCGTCGGGGCCCGGCTGCACAGCTGCTCGGAGCGCGCCGGACTCGGCCGCACCCTGCGCGAAGCCGACGCCCGCGCCGAACTCATGGGCTACGAGAAGGAACTGGAGATCGGCCGGGAGATCCAGGCGGGGTTCCTGCCCGAATCGCTGCCGGTCCCCGCGGGCTGGGAGATCGACGTCCGCTTCCGGCCCGCCCGGCAGGTCGCCGGGGACTTCTACGACGTCTTCGAGATCTCCCGCGGCCGGCGGCTCGCCTTCATCGTCGCCGACGTCTGCGACAAGGGGGTCGGCGCCGCGCTCTTCATGGCGCTCATCCGCTCCCTGCTGCGCCACACCGCGGAGAACAGCGGCCTCCAGCACCTGGTGGCCGCCGGGCGCACCGGCGGCAGCCGGCGGATCCCGGTGGTCGGCGCCACCCCGCTGCTCAACGCGGTCACGGCCACCAACGGCTACCTCACGCGCAACCACCTGCGGCAGGGGTACTTCGCCACCCTGTTCTTCGGGGTGCTCGACCCCGTCACCGGCAGCCTCGTCTACATCAACGGCGGCCACAACCCGCCCCTGCTGCTGCCCGGCGACGGCAGCCCGCCGCTCGCGCTGGACATCACCGGACCGGCCGTCGGGGTCCTCCCCGACTGCGTCTACACCCTCGGCTACGCCCAGCTGGACCCCGGCGACACCCTCTTCGTCTTCACCGACGGAGTGCCCGAGGCCCGCTGCCCGAGAGGCAGCTTCTTCGGCGACGAACGGATGCTGGAGCTGCTCACCGCGCCCCTGGTGAGCGGCAAGGACGTGGTGGACCGGATGGACGTGGCGGTGCTCGAGCACACCGGGACGGCCGAACAGCACGACGACGTCACCATGCTGGCCCTCCACCGGCCTCGTGCGGCGCGGGGGCCGCACGCGGACGGTGCCGGTCACAAGGTGGTGGCCTAA
- a CDS encoding MinD/ParA family protein: MTRTIVVHSHRGGTGKSSVLANLALLIAAGGRRVGVVDTDIQSPTLDLLFRLGPGASLADYLLGRCEIEAAAQQVAVPGLYVVPARTGTAALREIMTSGYDVGLLPEGFDRLAEHYALDVLLLDTHAGLNNESVTAMASADVLMIMARADRIDLSGVEETIALAGRLPCRRTLVLSMAPEGLDRDEARRRTEEVYGAPLAGILPYSPEMAALYGERIFAEAHPDHPMVGEFRTIISALDARDEVSRA; this comes from the coding sequence ATGACCCGCACCATCGTGGTGCACTCGCACCGCGGTGGCACCGGGAAGTCCTCCGTACTGGCGAACCTCGCGCTGCTGATCGCGGCAGGGGGACGCCGTGTGGGGGTGGTGGACACCGACATCCAGTCACCCACCCTGGACCTGCTGTTCCGGCTCGGGCCCGGCGCCTCCCTGGCCGACTACCTGCTCGGACGCTGCGAGATCGAGGCCGCGGCCCAGCAGGTGGCCGTGCCCGGGCTGTACGTCGTCCCGGCCCGGACCGGCACCGCCGCCCTGCGCGAGATCATGACCAGCGGCTACGACGTGGGGCTGCTGCCGGAGGGCTTCGACCGGCTGGCCGAGCACTACGCGCTCGACGTGCTGCTCCTCGACACCCACGCCGGGCTCAACAACGAGTCGGTGACGGCCATGGCCAGCGCCGACGTACTGATGATCATGGCGCGGGCCGACCGGATCGACCTCTCGGGGGTCGAGGAGACCATCGCCCTGGCCGGGCGCCTGCCCTGCCGGCGGACCCTGGTGCTGAGCATGGCCCCCGAAGGACTCGACCGGGACGAGGCCCGGCGGCGGACCGAGGAGGTGTACGGCGCACCCCTGGCCGGAATCCTTCCCTACTCGCCGGAAATGGCCGCTCTCTACGGAGAGCGCATATTCGCAGAAGCCCATCCCGACCACCCCATGGTCGGTGAATTCCGCACCATCATCTCGGCGTTGGACGCACGTGACGAAGTATCACGGGCATGA
- a CDS encoding type 1 glutamine amidotransferase domain-containing protein: protein MKILVVITAKATLHLLDGEQHPSGFWAEEFVVPYTLFKAAGHTVDVATIGGQAPTVDQTSIDPQFLRWVRPEGSPDEDAANAAEYVRVIGETSQLKNPIALESLTEKDIADYDGVYVSGGHGAIGDLPKSDELAQILRWTIAQDKPLATVCHGHTSLLALRDGEGHWPFEGYRMTAFSHSEELVTNMAGRLPLILEVELTRLGARYEKAEAIWDSHVVVDRNLTTGQNPYSSKALAETFLRQLAKG from the coding sequence ATGAAGATTCTCGTCGTCATCACGGCCAAGGCCACACTCCATCTGCTGGACGGAGAACAGCACCCCTCGGGATTCTGGGCCGAGGAATTCGTCGTGCCCTATACGCTGTTCAAGGCCGCCGGCCACACCGTGGACGTCGCGACGATCGGCGGGCAGGCGCCCACCGTCGACCAGACGAGCATCGACCCCCAGTTCCTCCGGTGGGTCCGTCCCGAGGGCTCCCCGGACGAGGACGCGGCCAACGCCGCCGAATACGTCCGCGTCATCGGTGAAACGTCCCAGCTGAAGAACCCGATCGCCCTGGAATCCCTGACCGAGAAGGACATCGCCGACTACGACGGTGTCTACGTCAGCGGCGGCCACGGAGCCATCGGCGACCTCCCCAAGTCCGACGAACTCGCCCAGATCCTGCGCTGGACCATCGCCCAGGACAAGCCGCTCGCCACCGTCTGCCACGGCCACACCTCGCTGCTCGCGCTGCGCGACGGCGAAGGCCACTGGCCCTTCGAGGGCTACCGGATGACGGCCTTCTCGCACAGCGAGGAGCTGGTCACCAACATGGCCGGCCGGCTCCCGCTGATCCTGGAGGTCGAGCTCACCCGGCTCGGCGCGCGGTACGAGAAGGCCGAGGCCATCTGGGACTCGCACGTGGTCGTGGACCGCAACCTGACCACCGGCCAGAACCCGTACTCCTCCAAGGCCCTCGCCGAGACGTTCTTACGTCAGCTCGCGAAGGGCTAG
- a CDS encoding aldehyde dehydrogenase gives MTRRALSDQPLANPGKLFIGGKWVPAQDGRTEPDISPVDGKEIVPVAQATAADADAAVAAARKAYEEGPWSRLSAQERALRLNRVGELIERDLEEIAMLETVDMGKPFAFSSTVDAPMAAQLMHYYAGAVTRVDGSSRAPAGGQLAYTLREPLGVVCAITPFNFPLLLSMTKIAPALAAGNTVVHKPSPATPLTALKIAELFQEAEIPDGVLNVITGPGVELGETLTDHPDIDKIAFTGSTSVGQSIIRKAAGTLKKVTMELGGKSANIVFADADLNAAEELAFFGIYYNKGEICTAGSRLLLHRPIHDEMVERLVRRAAALKPGDPRDPATLFGPLAHRGQFDKVSSYIEVGEKEGATLRTGGTGWTPEGASSQGLYFLPTIFTGVDNGMRIAQEEIFGPVLSIIPFDTEEDAVRIANDSAYGLAAGVHTKDLRRAHRVASQIKAGTVWVNCYNQYDPAVPYGGYKASGYGRECGPESLESYTQTKSVWIGMD, from the coding sequence ATGACCAGGCGCGCGCTCAGCGACCAGCCCTTGGCCAATCCCGGAAAACTGTTCATCGGCGGCAAATGGGTCCCGGCCCAGGACGGCCGTACCGAGCCGGACATCAGCCCCGTGGACGGCAAGGAGATCGTGCCGGTGGCCCAGGCCACCGCCGCCGACGCCGACGCGGCGGTGGCCGCGGCACGCAAGGCGTACGAAGAAGGTCCGTGGAGCAGACTGTCGGCCCAGGAGCGCGCGTTGCGGCTGAACCGGGTCGGTGAGCTCATCGAGCGCGACCTGGAAGAGATCGCCATGCTCGAGACGGTGGACATGGGCAAGCCGTTCGCCTTCTCCAGCACGGTCGACGCACCCATGGCCGCGCAGCTCATGCACTACTACGCCGGTGCCGTGACCCGCGTCGACGGCTCCTCGCGGGCCCCGGCCGGCGGACAGCTCGCCTACACCCTGCGCGAACCGCTGGGCGTGGTCTGCGCCATCACCCCGTTCAACTTCCCGCTGCTGCTGTCGATGACGAAGATCGCACCGGCGCTGGCGGCGGGGAACACGGTGGTCCACAAGCCCTCCCCGGCCACCCCGCTCACCGCCCTGAAGATCGCCGAGCTCTTCCAGGAGGCGGAGATCCCGGACGGGGTGCTGAACGTCATCACCGGTCCCGGCGTGGAACTGGGGGAGACCCTCACCGACCACCCGGACATCGACAAGATCGCCTTCACCGGCTCCACCTCCGTGGGCCAGTCCATCATCCGCAAGGCGGCCGGCACCCTGAAGAAGGTGACGATGGAGCTCGGCGGCAAGTCCGCCAACATCGTCTTCGCCGACGCCGACCTCAACGCCGCCGAGGAACTCGCCTTCTTCGGCATCTACTACAACAAGGGCGAGATCTGCACCGCCGGCTCCCGGCTGCTGCTGCACCGGCCCATCCACGACGAGATGGTCGAACGGCTGGTGCGCCGGGCCGCCGCCCTCAAGCCCGGCGACCCGCGCGATCCCGCCACGCTGTTCGGGCCGCTGGCCCACCGCGGCCAGTTCGACAAGGTCAGCTCCTACATCGAGGTCGGTGAGAAGGAAGGCGCCACCCTGCGCACCGGCGGCACCGGCTGGACCCCCGAAGGCGCTTCCAGCCAGGGCCTCTACTTCCTGCCGACGATCTTCACCGGCGTCGACAACGGCATGCGGATCGCCCAGGAGGAGATCTTCGGCCCGGTGCTGTCGATCATCCCCTTCGACACCGAGGAGGACGCCGTACGCATCGCGAACGACAGCGCGTACGGCCTCGCCGCCGGCGTCCACACCAAGGACCTGCGGCGCGCCCACCGGGTCGCCTCGCAGATCAAGGCCGGCACGGTCTGGGTCAATTGCTACAACCAGTACGACCCGGCCGTGCCCTACGGCGGCTACAAGGCCTCCGGCTACGGCCGCGAGTGCGGCCCCGAGTCGCTGGAGAGCTACACCCAGACCAAGTCGGTCTGGATCGGCATGGACTGA
- a CDS encoding NADPH-dependent F420 reductase — protein MRPRVAGELHPDQVGLDRHGLTAVRAGTGPHGTERRGESMQTGIIGTGRIGTVLARILVAAGHQVVLANARGPQTLGPLVAELGPAASAAHPAEAAGQAELLVLMVPFDSVRGLLPQEAVRDTVLVDATNAFTGPGAPRDFGERASSELVADWYPGARLVKSLNTMHFETLAVAGTAPDRTGSERLAHFVAGDDVKAKEIVAGIITDLGFAPVDTGPLHSGGILQQPGGPLFNRPLTEAQALAWISH, from the coding sequence GTGCGGCCCCGAGTCGCTGGAGAGCTACACCCAGACCAAGTCGGTCTGGATCGGCATGGACTGACAGCCGTACGGGCCGGTACCGGGCCGCACGGAACCGAACGTCGAGGAGAGTCAATGCAGACAGGCATCATCGGCACCGGGCGGATCGGCACGGTCCTCGCCAGGATCCTCGTGGCGGCGGGACACCAGGTCGTGCTCGCCAACGCCCGCGGGCCGCAGACCCTCGGCCCGCTCGTGGCCGAACTGGGACCGGCGGCCTCGGCGGCGCACCCCGCCGAGGCCGCCGGCCAGGCCGAACTCCTGGTGCTGATGGTGCCCTTCGACAGCGTCCGCGGACTGCTGCCGCAAGAGGCCGTACGGGACACCGTGCTCGTGGACGCCACCAACGCCTTCACCGGCCCCGGCGCACCACGGGACTTCGGCGAGCGCGCTTCCAGCGAACTCGTCGCCGACTGGTATCCCGGCGCCCGGCTGGTGAAATCCCTGAACACCATGCATTTCGAAACCCTCGCCGTCGCCGGCACCGCGCCGGACCGGACGGGGTCGGAACGCCTGGCCCATTTCGTGGCAGGCGACGACGTGAAAGCGAAGGAAATCGTCGCGGGAATCATCACGGATCTGGGATTCGCGCCCGTCGACACCGGCCCGCTGCACTCCGGAGGAATTCTCCAGCAGCCCGGCGGGCCCCTTTTCAACCGGCCGCTCACGGAAGCGCAGGCGCTGGCATGGATATCTCACTGA
- a CDS encoding (2Fe-2S)-binding protein, translating to MDISLKVNGRPEQFSAEPNELLVERLRDGLGLTGTKVGCDTGQCGSCVVQLDGRSVKSCLILTASAAGSDVATIEGVTTPGGELSGLQEALRQEHGTQCGFCTPGMVMALGELVDSTAGGEAPTEPEIREWLTGNLCRCTGYHSVVRGVQRACAARAEVPAGSASGIAAGQEVSGT from the coding sequence ATGGATATCTCACTGAAGGTGAACGGAAGACCCGAGCAGTTCTCGGCGGAGCCGAACGAACTGCTTGTGGAACGGCTCCGCGACGGCCTCGGGCTGACCGGCACCAAGGTCGGCTGCGACACCGGCCAGTGCGGCTCCTGCGTCGTCCAGCTCGACGGCCGGTCCGTCAAGAGCTGCCTGATCCTGACCGCCTCGGCGGCCGGCTCCGACGTGGCCACCATCGAGGGGGTCACCACCCCCGGCGGTGAACTGTCCGGCCTCCAGGAGGCACTGCGCCAGGAGCACGGCACCCAGTGCGGCTTCTGCACCCCGGGCATGGTCATGGCCCTCGGCGAGCTCGTCGACTCCACCGCCGGCGGCGAGGCGCCCACCGAGCCCGAGATCCGTGAGTGGCTCACCGGCAACCTGTGCCGCTGCACCGGCTACCACAGCGTCGTCCGCGGAGTGCAGCGCGCTTGCGCCGCCCGCGCCGAGGTCCCCGCCGGCTCCGCCTCGGGCATCGCAGCCGGACAGGAGGTGTCAGGGACATGA
- a CDS encoding xanthine dehydrogenase family protein molybdopterin-binding subunit: MTTVTGEQTAPPQETAPSGNGLLGQPLDSREDPQLLRGEAKYVADIDLPGTAHMAILGSTVAHAKILSIETKAAEQLPGVLKVATAADFTDVMPLPCIWIPGGVESHFPPHPYGLPGARPVLTGDAVRHVGDPIAVVVAETPRQAAAALAAITVEYEPLPVVTRADEALAEGAPQLHEAVPGNLNAYWTCGDKDRTDAAIAAAEVTVELDLVNQRTINSPIEPRGAVGDYNAATGEYTLYATTQGPHNHRFLLSALVLGIPFNKLRVIAPTVGGSFGTKGYLYPDMPLVLLMSRALGRPVKWVDTRTGLMNSTVQGRDHRQHVTLAGTRDGRITGLRCTSYANLGAYPSTIGPGVATALMGRSISGMYDIDAAFCEVYAAFTNTVSLGAQRGSGRAEAAFLMERLVDRYASEIGMDPAAVRRKNLVPKEKFPYDNGLGWTYDSGNYQLNFDRAIELSGYADMPARKAEARARGKRLGVGIATYVAICGVGPSTRMSQEGMLGGTWESANIRVHPTGEVTVTVGSASTGQSHGTVFAQVAADELGIDPDTVQVLEGDTLKAPYGQGTYGSRSYSMAAPAVALTARKIKSKLVRAGAVFLNVPEEKVVYEGGKVYEAGNPENTKTFAELAMAMWYGWGLPPEIEPALDETTHFDPPDFNYPFGTHVAVVEVDELTGETEVVDYTAVDDAGHIGNPKVVLGQIEGSIVHGLGQALMEVAEYDGNGLLISSDLDHYALPRAADVPLFTLDKTVTPSPHNPLGAKGAGEIATVPPAAAVVNAVVDALSDLGVQHIDMPLTPEKVWRRLRGEAR; encoded by the coding sequence ATGACCACAGTGACGGGGGAGCAGACGGCACCGCCGCAGGAGACCGCCCCCAGCGGGAACGGCCTGCTCGGACAGCCGCTGGACAGCCGCGAGGACCCGCAGCTCCTGCGCGGCGAGGCGAAGTACGTCGCGGACATCGACCTGCCGGGCACCGCCCACATGGCCATCCTGGGCAGCACCGTGGCCCACGCGAAGATCCTCTCCATCGAGACCAAGGCGGCCGAGCAGCTGCCCGGCGTCCTGAAGGTGGCCACCGCGGCCGACTTCACCGACGTCATGCCGCTGCCCTGCATCTGGATACCCGGCGGGGTCGAGAGCCACTTCCCGCCCCACCCCTACGGACTTCCCGGCGCCCGGCCCGTCCTCACCGGGGACGCGGTCCGCCACGTGGGCGACCCGATCGCGGTGGTCGTCGCCGAGACCCCGCGCCAGGCAGCCGCGGCGCTGGCCGCCATCACCGTCGAGTACGAGCCGCTGCCCGTGGTCACCCGGGCCGACGAGGCCCTCGCCGAAGGCGCGCCCCAGCTGCACGAGGCCGTACCGGGCAACCTGAACGCGTACTGGACCTGCGGCGACAAGGACCGCACCGACGCGGCCATCGCCGCGGCCGAGGTCACCGTGGAACTCGACCTCGTCAACCAGCGCACCATCAACAGCCCCATCGAACCGCGCGGCGCGGTCGGCGACTACAACGCCGCCACCGGCGAGTACACGCTGTACGCCACCACCCAGGGCCCGCACAACCACCGCTTCCTGCTCTCCGCGCTGGTCCTCGGCATCCCCTTCAACAAACTGCGGGTGATCGCCCCGACCGTCGGCGGCAGCTTCGGCACCAAGGGGTACCTGTACCCGGACATGCCGCTCGTCCTGCTCATGTCCAGAGCGCTGGGCCGGCCCGTGAAATGGGTGGACACCCGCACCGGGCTGATGAACTCCACCGTCCAGGGCCGCGACCACCGCCAGCACGTCACCCTCGCCGGCACCCGCGACGGCCGCATCACCGGCCTGCGCTGCACCAGCTACGCCAACCTCGGTGCGTACCCCTCGACGATCGGCCCGGGTGTCGCCACCGCCCTGATGGGCCGCTCCATCAGCGGGATGTACGACATCGACGCGGCCTTCTGCGAGGTCTACGCCGCCTTCACCAACACCGTCTCGCTCGGCGCCCAGCGCGGCAGCGGGCGCGCCGAGGCCGCGTTCCTGATGGAGCGCCTGGTCGACCGGTACGCCTCGGAGATCGGCATGGACCCGGCGGCCGTGCGGCGCAAGAACCTGGTGCCGAAGGAGAAGTTCCCGTACGACAACGGCCTCGGCTGGACCTACGACTCCGGGAACTACCAGCTGAACTTCGACCGGGCCATCGAACTGTCCGGCTACGCCGACATGCCCGCCCGCAAGGCCGAGGCCCGCGCCCGCGGCAAGCGGCTCGGCGTCGGCATCGCCACGTACGTCGCGATCTGCGGCGTCGGCCCCTCCACCCGGATGTCCCAGGAGGGCATGCTCGGCGGCACCTGGGAGAGCGCCAACATCCGCGTCCACCCCACCGGCGAGGTCACCGTCACCGTCGGCTCCGCCTCCACCGGCCAGAGCCACGGGACCGTGTTCGCCCAGGTCGCCGCGGACGAACTCGGCATCGACCCGGACACCGTCCAGGTCCTCGAGGGCGACACGCTGAAGGCCCCGTACGGCCAGGGCACCTACGGCTCCCGCTCCTACAGCATGGCGGCCCCGGCCGTCGCGCTCACCGCCCGGAAGATCAAGAGCAAGCTGGTCCGGGCCGGCGCCGTCTTCCTGAACGTCCCCGAGGAGAAGGTCGTCTACGAGGGCGGCAAGGTCTACGAGGCGGGCAACCCGGAGAACACCAAGACCTTCGCCGAGCTCGCGATGGCCATGTGGTACGGCTGGGGACTGCCCCCGGAGATCGAACCGGCCCTCGACGAGACCACCCACTTCGACCCGCCGGACTTCAACTACCCCTTCGGTACGCACGTGGCGGTCGTCGAGGTCGACGAACTGACCGGCGAGACCGAAGTGGTGGACTACACGGCCGTCGACGACGCCGGACACATCGGCAACCCGAAGGTGGTTCTCGGCCAGATCGAGGGAAGCATCGTGCACGGCCTCGGCCAGGCGCTGATGGAGGTGGCCGAGTACGACGGGAACGGACTGCTGATCAGCTCCGACCTCGACCACTACGCCCTGCCGCGCGCCGCCGACGTACCGCTGTTCACCCTGGACAAGACGGTCACGCCCTCACCGCACAACCCGCTCGGCGCCAAGGGCGCAGGCGAGATCGCCACCGTGCCGCCCGCCGCGGCCGTCGTCAACGCGGTCGTCGACGCCCTCTCCGACCTCGGAGTGCAGCACATCGACATGCCGCTCACCCCCGAGAAGGTCTGGCGCCGCCTGCGAGGAGAAGCCCGATGA
- a CDS encoding xanthine dehydrogenase family protein subunit M, with protein sequence MILTEFDYVRPVGLDEALTLLSGTRGARVLAGGQSLLPGLRTGENGFGADGARLLVDIRRLEELRGIGRGPEGLRIGSLTTLAELAADPLVLAEAPELAAAARANGDPQVRNLGTVGGNLAAPGRATDLPVAAIAADAAVELAGPGGRSTVPAEEFAATGAPDRSVVTALLVPAAGRAAAFEKTADRATRYPVCAAAVRMTPDGPRIAVTGATPRALRLRGVEDRLRGGPYTTDAVLAAFRGEPRELFVPGRGTSAEYLGHLAGVLTARALARAQALA encoded by the coding sequence ATGATCCTCACCGAGTTCGACTACGTCCGGCCCGTCGGGCTCGACGAGGCCCTGACCCTGCTCTCCGGCACCCGGGGCGCCCGGGTACTGGCCGGCGGACAGAGCCTGCTGCCCGGGCTGCGCACCGGCGAGAACGGCTTCGGCGCCGACGGGGCCCGGCTGCTCGTCGACATCCGCCGCCTGGAGGAGCTGAGGGGCATCGGCCGGGGCCCCGAGGGACTGCGCATCGGGTCCCTCACCACCCTCGCCGAACTCGCGGCCGACCCGCTGGTGCTCGCCGAGGCCCCCGAACTGGCCGCCGCGGCCCGGGCCAACGGCGACCCCCAGGTCCGCAACCTCGGCACCGTCGGCGGCAACCTCGCCGCCCCCGGCCGGGCCACCGACCTGCCCGTGGCCGCCATCGCCGCCGACGCCGCCGTCGAACTGGCCGGTCCCGGCGGGCGGTCGACCGTACCCGCCGAGGAGTTCGCGGCCACCGGGGCACCCGACCGCTCGGTCGTCACCGCGCTGCTGGTGCCCGCCGCCGGACGGGCCGCCGCCTTCGAGAAGACCGCCGACCGGGCCACCCGCTACCCGGTGTGCGCCGCCGCCGTACGGATGACCCCCGACGGGCCGCGCATCGCCGTCACCGGAGCCACCCCCCGCGCGCTGCGGCTGCGCGGGGTCGAGGACCGGCTGCGCGGGGGCCCGTACACCACGGACGCCGTGCTCGCCGCCTTCCGCGGCGAACCCCGGGAACTGTTCGTCCCCGGGCGCGGCACCTCGGCCGAGTACCTCGGCCACCTCGCGGGGGTGCTCACGGCCCGCGCGCTGGCGAGGGCCCAGGCCCTCGCCTGA